From the Scomber scombrus chromosome 22, fScoSco1.1, whole genome shotgun sequence genome, the window CTGTAACATTGCTTTTGGTCTAAATCTCTATTATAAATTCCTTagatttcatttgtattttaggATGGGGCAAAATAAATGTACTACATATAAGGATGGACAGGACTTCAAGTAGATCCTTTGTGGTGGTTTATATGTGAAAAATTCTCATTTGTgcaagagaaacaaaaaaaatgcatcagatCTTGAGAAATGCAGGAGGTCATGTGTGTTGTCTCaaattataaagaaataaaaatgagtaGTACCTTGACATTCTCCACTGCTTCTTTTACCAGTGATGCCAGGTGAGTATGTGTTTCTGCACCAGAGGGGTGTGTGTCAGCAGTCCCATGAGGCCTCAGGTGGCGGACCACCAGGTCAAAGTGGTTCCCCTGCAGTCGTCCAAGCCTCAGAGGCTCGCTGACAGAGCGGACCTGAGAGAGACGCATCCCTCTCTTCTCGAACTCTGCTGTCTTCTCTTTCAAcctaatgaaaaaaagacattgaacAAATGACTTGGAATAGATgttaaaatggttttaaaaggAACAGAAGCTGTAGCAAAGAGCCTTAACATCTTGCACTGTCACAGGTTTTTGTCTTACTCTTGTCAATTTGTGAATGTCAGTATGTAATTACCAAACCAGACCCatgaaagaaacacaacacTACCGTTGAGGTGACACTTTCTTGACCACCATGGACTGGTAGGTGATGGCTCTCTTATCCTTGATTCCAGCATAGGTGAAATCTGACGGTAGGATGCCGAGCGCAGCTGCCATGTAGCTGATGGCCTCAAGAGTCTCCAGGTTCTCCTTACGCAGAGTGAACGCTAAAACGGAggacacatttttcttcataaaaaCCCTTactttctcattattattttaaaaaactaaagaaaaaaaattgcagatATCAATTACAGTGTGACTTTGTTTGATGATTTATGCCGAGTCATCTTGTGACAATTGACTGACTAAGGGCCTAAATGAACAGTAAATGTGTTCTCCTGTGCTTATTGAGAGTGGCTTTCCCATTTTTGTAAAGTCATGCATGTCAGGTGATGTTCCAGCAGGTATGATCAGAAACAGTGGGTGAAAAAGCACCTATTTTCCGATATGATTATAACCGTACCGGTGTAAACTTCCTCTTCCTTACGGTCCTCTGCTGTCCTCTTCTTTGGCCTGCCTCTCTCCCTCAGTCTAACTGAGATGGATGTCCTCTCCTGCTCATTGAAGCTTTTTGTCTCCACCAGTTTGCCAAACCGTCGGCTTAGGAAGTGGTGGACAGCAGTCCTGTGCTCCTTATCATCATCAGGTTGAAATGTGTATGACGAGTCTCGCACTTTGGCATCTATGAACCTGAAGAagtcctccgcttcctcctctGTGACCAGCTGGGAGAGCTCTCTGTAGTCGGGGTCTTCCCTCACCCTGATCTCGGGCTGAATGGTGACGGTCATGAGGAAGGGGAAGCGGTGTCTGACAGCACGGTGGACATTGGCTCTCTGGTGTTTGTCAGCGAAGTATCCCAGAGATAGCTCCTTGTTTGCCGGCTTTACATCTTCTTCCTTCTCATCTCTGAGACTCACGACAAACTGCTCAAGCTCCTCGCTGACTGACTGGCCTAAAATCATGCTCAAGTCAAAACTGCCCGGGCTAGGTATGGTGACATCCCCCCTACAGTCAACTGAGCCATCAGTATCCTGTATGACCTGTAAATTATACTGCTGCTTCCATTCTGTGCTGGATTCACTGGCCTTTTCTGGGAATGCACAGTGTGGTGTCTGAAAAGCATGTGTGGCTGCTGGTGTATTGACCTGCTGTCCATTGATGTCTATTTCAGTCACCACAAAGTCTCTAATAAAGTTTTTAATGCTCCCAAGAAAGCCTTCATGGTTGGATATGAAGCATGCAGGGACGTTCACAGCATCACTGTCCTGCTTCATGGTCACTTCATCCACACACTTAGTCCTGTTGCAGAAACGGACACAACTCAAATGTTACTGAGGATAAAAGTAACGTTAAGAGTTCAGGAAAGATGACAGATGCTTATTTCTGCTGTAGAAGAGGTATTACATGCACAACATAGCAGCACAATAACAATAGCGCCCTACACGTTAACTACCTCGAGTAGGCGACGTAGAGAGCTGTTCAGAAAAGTACAGCGCATTTCAGTCTGTAAAAGCCGATATATAGTAGCTACGAATGGATAATGACAACGTAACTGCTTGTTTTTGCGATGAACCCGCCTGtagcatttaaaaacaaccacGCTGAAACGATTCAGTTTACTTCCGCGTCATGTGACGTAACCAACCTGGGTGAATTTTCTTAAAGGGGCCGACACCTGTCTGCTTTTGTTCTCAACTCAGCTTCAGTTTCAGTAAAGATATATAGCCCCGATATCACATTGTTTCTAGCCCTAAAACTTTACAGAGGGAGTCCTTGTCCATCCTAGCCCCCCCGTCCCTGGCTTGGACGTATTTGTTcgtatttattagtttttatttttataaattcatgtttttaactgcaattaattaattttattgttgtgtttaatctgttgtgtggtctgtggtgttttttctgtattcctGCTGCAAGCTAAGTGCCCTTTTGggacaaagaataaaatgaataggaatctgaatctgaaatgatttttgttgttttgttgcaaATTACGTCATTataacaaacattattttacagcaTTAAAGTGAAGAGTGTGAGAGctgactactactactacttctactactactactactactaccgcTACCagtctactactactactactacttctactactactactactactaccactaccagtctactacttctactacttctactactactactaccactaccagtctactactactactactactactacttctactactactactaccactaccagtctactacttctactacttctactactactactaccactaccagtctactactactactacttctactactactactactactactaccactaccagtctactactactaccactaccactactactactacttctactactactactactactactactactactagtaccaCTAGTCGTCTACTAGTAGtaactactaccactaccagcctactactactactacgtCTACTACTAATATCACTACTagtctactactactactactactgctaactactactactagtctactactactactactactaggtCTACTACTAGTCGTCTACTACTACTGTACTGCTAACTTCTACTACTagtctactactactactacttctactaccagtctactactactactactactactacttctactaccagtctactactactactactactactacttctactactactactactactacttctactaccagtctactactactactactactactactactacttctactactactactaccactaccagtctactactactactacttctactacttctactactactactaccactaccagtctactactactactacttccactactactactactactaccactaccagtctaatactactaccactactactactactactactactactacttctactactactactactactactagtaccaCTAGTCGTCTACTAGTagtaactactactactactaccactaccagtctactactactactacgtCTACTACTAATATCACTACTagtctactactactactactactgctaactactacTACCagtctactactactactactactaggtCTACTACTAGTCGTCTACTACTACTGTACTGCTAACTTCTACTACTagtctactactactactacttctactactagtCTACTGCTAGTACgtctactactattactactactactactactagtctactactactactagtactactactactactactactattactactactactgataacatctactactactactactactactactgctgctattTCTCCGTATTAATTTAACCTATTTACCAGTGTGGACAATATTAACCTACTGACACACTGACATCAAAActagtctttcttttttcagcaAGACGTTTTCTTGTTAGTGCACTGGATTATCAGAACAGACAGAAAAGCTTTACTCACAGAAAGCTgtaattgacagaaaatgtcatGAAACACATAATAAACTAACCAGATCCCGTTGTTAAAATACTATTAGTCTATTTGAACAAATGTGTTCATAACTTGGAAGGGACAGTAATTCTCAAGAATTTGAATGTGCCTTGAGATTTCAAGAGTGGGAAACCTGAGGCAAGAGGCTGCAGGAAAGCATTTCATAATGTGCACACTTCCCCTTGCTTCGTGGTGAGACATGATGAACCACAGCTCAACTTTATGTAGAAACCACTCCAGTAATTTCCCTAAATATCTAACAACAGAGAGATGTGATGGTGCTGACTTGGAGTCTTATCATCATATATTTTCACACCACTGTCTGCTACAAAGAAGCATCTGTAAATAAGGGATTGCCACAGCTACATGTAAGCCCACtcttgaatgaaaataaatgaaatgaaatgaagaaaaataaatgaaaagaatgcCACAAACTAACTCATCcacattttctggcattttgtTTGATAGGCCCTACCTCCCAGAGAGGGTAGGGTAAACAGCCCAGATCATTGCATGACAGAAAAGTCAATGAGCAGACTAAAAAGGACACTTCATCCTTCAAAATAGCTGCTAGTTTTAGTGATCACTCAcaaataaactgatttattttatgagCATATGGAGCAACATACCAGCAAtgtaacacaacaaaaaaaacctttttattcccctaaaaaaaaaaaagtcaaaaaactaTGCTCTTTCTttcaatacaaacacataatAACCAGTGGATGAGACCATATCATTGCTTAGCTCTCACGACTACTTAGGACAGCAATGAGTTATTGGcaatgtgtattaaaaaaatgtagccAGTCTTCAATGGAATGAAAGAGTGACAGCACATTATTTTAGGGTGGAGGTCTAGTTCCTGAGCACTTACATAATATCCTGCAAAATGTGAACTCCACATTTTTACAGCAATGTGTTTCTAGTAATGGTGTTCCTACCAGCTGCTTTGGACTAAGACCCTGAAAGAGTCGTCACAGGGATGGGGCAGGAATTACATCTGCTGAGACTTTGTAAAGCCATGTTTAAGTCAGAGAATTCCTGTGTTTATTCCTTCATTTTCCTTAATAAACATCAAAGCAACTGAAGAAAACTTATGGGTGGAAAtatccaaaaatgaaaaaaaaagagttgaaatACTCGGAACTTTTAGTCCATTCGTTTCAGACGATTAAACCACAGGTTCTCATCAGCAACACACAGGATGTTTTCCCTTGCAATGCACCAAGTGAAAATCCTCCTTGCATGGCATATCCATCCTTGGCAGTCCTCTGCAcctgttgccaggcaaccagcattCATTGCCTCCAGGAGGGACATCTGGTCATATGGCCAGTGATCACATACCTTCCATCTCCACACAGAGATGAATTCCTCAGTTTGGGTTAAGAAAAGGAGAGCATGCAGAAAGGAATGGCATCATTATACAGAGCTGTGCTGCAAACCATTCAGTCAGACGACGAGAGCTGTGGATGGCAACATTGTCTCAAATGATGACATACAGAGTCATGCCCTCTTTCTTCAGTTTGAACCAGTCTTTCATTCAGTGCGTCAAAAATTGTGATGAGGTGTTCGTTATTGTATGGGCCAATAGTTGGCATGTGGCAAAGGACACCATCATTGGATATGGCAGCACACATGGTGATATTGGCACCCTTCTGACCTGGCACTGTAACAGTGGCCTTTTGCCCAATGAAGTCTCCTCATTTTAGTGAGGTTGAAACCAGCTTCttccaaataaatgaatatgtgATGTGCCCCTTCAGGTTCAAGCTCCATTGATCTCTAAAGAAACTTCATAAAAATGAATTCTTCCACGACCATCCATCTATCTACAATAGCAGCCTTCTGT encodes:
- the pus7l gene encoding pseudouridylate synthase PUS7L, whose amino-acid sequence is MKQDSDAVNVPACFISNHEGFLGSIKNFIRDFVVTEIDINGQQVNTPAATHAFQTPHCAFPEKASESSTEWKQQYNLQVIQDTDGSVDCRGDVTIPSPGSFDLSMILGQSVSEELEQFVVSLRDEKEEDVKPANKELSLGYFADKHQRANVHRAVRHRFPFLMTVTIQPEIRVREDPDYRELSQLVTEEEAEDFFRFIDAKVRDSSYTFQPDDDKEHRTAVHHFLSRRFGKLVETKSFNEQERTSISVRLRERGRPKKRTAEDRKEEEVYTAFTLRKENLETLEAISYMAAALGILPSDFTYAGIKDKRAITYQSMVVKKVSPQRLKEKTAEFEKRGMRLSQVRSVSEPLRLGRLQGNHFDLVVRHLRPHGTADTHPSGAETHTHLASLVKEAVENVKARGFVNYYGPQRFGTGQSAQSDQVGLALLKEDMVNAVHLFFTPEDGDDPQSQAKRHFLQTDNAKESLALMPLSKARERLMLRALNRYGTGPDGCAQAWLSLPHSMRVFYPHAYCSRVWNEAVAHRLATLGHSARQGDLVWIQAGQNKPDDSQESSAQIHVVTDQEEQEGVYSLGQVLLPMPGNTVKYPENAMGTWYQERLARDGLEDCRFRVSSLKLNLPGCYRPLLAFLHNLSYKLQRAAGEEGGGEMTGSSSRKSDGHLNVTAAEGKEDSGLLTLTLNFDLDTSCYATVCLREIMKCDP